CGCTGATAAGCGGAGGGGGCAATTCTGCATGGTTGAACGCGGTAGAGTTGGGGAAGTCCCCTCCGCTGCTCGTGCCACGCGCATATGAAAATGCGCCCGCACCGACAAGAAGCAGCCAAAGTGCCCGCACGTTGTGTACTTTTTGCGACCTTTGCCGGGCCCGACTTGCCCCGGAATTCAAGGAAATCTCCTTAATTCTCCTTTCTTGCGTGCTCAGAATTCTCGCTCGATTGCCCTGTTGCAGAGGGCAGTTGGGCAGATACATTCAGCCGCGGTCGACGCGTTCCGGCGCAGGGTCTGACCCGGGTCCGCGAAGTGCGGTCCCGCGCAAGGGCCAGTAATAGGGGAGTTAGGCATGGCTCAGGGCACCGTCAAGTGGTTCAACGCGGAGAAGGGCTACGGCTTCATCGCGGTCGACGGTGGTGCGGATGTTTTCGTCCACTACAGCGCGATCCAGATGGACGGCTACCGCACCCTTGAAGAGGGTCAGCGGGTCGAGTTCGAGATCTCGCAGGGCCAGAAGGGTCCGCAGGCGGACATGGTCAAGCTCGCCGTCTGACCGCGGCGCGATCGGCCACCGACGCACTTCCGTCGAGGGGCCCGCATCCTGACTTGGATGCGGGCCCCTCGCGCGTGTCCGGAAGCCCTGCGACCCCGTGACGGAAGGCTGCCCGATCCATGGGAGTCGCTTGCACTCGCCTAGGTCGAGTGCTAATCATTGGCGTTAGCACTCTCCCAGTGAGAGTGCTTACGAGGATCGGGCAGACGAGGTCCGCAGGCCGGGCGGGGCAAGGAACCGCACGGCACGCAGACCGTCCGTCGCGGGCGTCGGCGCGGTCCTGGAGCGTTATCCACCCCATGTCCGGGAGGACCACTTCACATGGCCAAGATCATCGCGTTCGACGAGGAGGCCCGGCGCGGTCTCGAGCGCGGCATGAACCAGCTCGCTGACGCCGTCAAGGTCACCCTCGGCCCGAAGGGTCGCAACGTCGTCCTCGAGAAGAAGTGGGGCGCCCCCACGATCACCAACGATGGTGTCTCCATCGCCAAGGAGATCGAGCTCGAGGACCCGTACGAGAAGATCGGCGCCGAGCTGGTCAAGGAAGTCGCCAAGAAGACGGACGACGTCGCCGGTGACGGTACGACCACCGCGACCGTTCTGGCCCAGGCCCTGGTCCGCGAGGGCCTGCGCAACGTGGCCGCCGGCGCCAACCCGATGGCGCTGAAGCGCGGCATCGAGAAGGCCGTCGAGGCCGTCTCCGGCGCCCTGCTCGAGCAGGCGAAGGATGTCGAGACCAAGGAGCAGATCGCTTCCACGGCCTCCATCTCCGCCGCCGACACCCAGATCGGCGAGCTCATCGCCGAGGCCATGGACAAGGTCGGCAAGGAAGGCGTCATCACCGTCGAGGAGTCGCAGACCTTCGGTCTGGAGCTCGAGCTCACCGAGGGCATGCGCTTCGACAAGGGCTACATCTCGGCGTACTTCGCCACCGACATGGAGCGTATGGAGGCGTCGCTCGACGACCCGTACATCCTCATCGTCAACTCCAAGGTCAGCAACGTGAAGGACCTCCTTCCGCTGCTGGAGAAGGTCATGCAGTCCGGCAAGCCGCTGCTGATCATCGCCGAGGACGTCGAGGGCGAGGCCCTGTCCACGCTCGTCGTGAACAAGATCCGCGGCACCTTCAAGTCCGTCGCCGTCAAGGCCCCGGGCTTCGGCGACCGCCGCAAGGCCATGCTGAACGACATCGCGATCCTCACGGGCGGCACGGTCATCTCCGAGGAGGTCGGTCTCAAGCTCGAGAACGCCGGCCTGGACCTGCTGGGCCGCGCCCGCAAGGTCGTCATCACCAAGGACGAGACCACCATCGTCGACGGCGCCGGTGACAGCGAGCAGGTCGCGGGCCGCGTGAACCAGATCCGCGCCGAGATCGAGAACTCCGACTCGGACTACGACCGCGAGAAGCTCCAGGAGCGCCTCGCGAAGCTGGCCGGCGGCGTGGCCGTCATCAAGGCCGGTGCCGCGACCGAGGTCGAGCTCAAGGAGCGCAAGCACCGCATCGAGGACGCCGTTCGCAACGCGAAGGCGGCCGTCGAGGAGGGCATCGTCGCCGGTGGTGGCGTGGCCCTGCTGCAGGCCTCCTCGGTCTTCGAGAAGCTGGACCTCGAGGGTGACGAGGCGACCGGCGCCAACGCCGTGAAGCTGGCCCTGGAGGCCCCGCTGAAGCAGATCGCCGTCAACGGTGGTCTCGAGGGCGGCGTCGTCGTGGAGAAGGTGCGCAACCTGGCCGTCGGCCACGGTCTGAACGCCGCCACGGGCGAGTACGTCGACATGATCGCCTCCGGCATCATCGACCCGGCGAAGGTCACCCGCTCCGCGCTGCAGAACGCGGCCTCCATCGCCGCGCTGTTCCTCACCACCGAGGCCGTCATCGCCGACAAGCCGGAGAAGGCCTCCGCGGCCGCTCCGGGCGGCATGCCCGGCGGTGACATGGACTTCTGAGCCTCGGCTCGGTAGTTCCCGCTCGTACGCGAAGGGCGGCACCCCGCGAGGGGTGCCGCCCTTCCGTCGTGTCCGGCGCCGCCGTGCCGCCCCCGGGGGTTTGCGGGATGCTGGTGGGGGAGCACCGGCAGGGCGGAACGGGAAGGGTGTCCGTGGACGACGAGTCGAGCGCCGAAGAGCTGGTGGTGCCGCGGCTTGCAGCGGCTTCTCCGGCCGGTGAGGAGTTCGTCCTGCGGCGCTGGGAGATGACCGACCTCCCCCTCGTGCAGGAGGCGTCGACGGACCCGTACATCCCGCTGACCACCTCCGTCCCGCCGATGTACAGCCGGGCGGAGGGCGAGGCGTTCGTCCGACGCCAGTGGACCCGGGCCGAGACCGGGACCGGCTACCCCTTCGTCGTCGAGCGCCGCTCCGACGCCCGCCCCCTCGGCGGCATCGGCCTGTGGCTGCGCGACCTCCCGGACGGCCGCGCGACCATCGGGTACTGGATCTCCCCGCGCTGCCGGGGCGCCGGCGCGGCGGGCACGGCGCTGAACGCGGTCGCGGCCTGGGCGCTGGGGGAGTTGCGGATACCGCGCCTCCAACTGTTCATCGAGCCGTGGAACACGGCCTCCTGCCGGACCGCGGAGCGCGCCGGGTTCACCCGGGAGGGACTGCTGCGGTCCTGGCAGGAGATCGGCGGGCAGCGGCGGGACATGGTGCTGTACGGACGGGTCGAACCGGCGCCCCTGGTCGCCTCGGTCTGAGGTCGGTCCGGCGGGTCAGGAGTCGCGCCAGCGCTGCATGGTGTCGCCGGGATTGCAGACGTTGGTGCCCCGGCTGTAGAGGGCCATGGACAGGCAGCGCTTCTCGGCCATGTTCTCCAGGAGGCGGCCGCCGGAGGTCGTCGTGTAGACCCGCCAGAGCTGCGCCTCGGAGCCGTTGCAGGTCTCGATCGCCATGCCGGCGTAGCTCTTCGATTCCAGGCACTTGCCGGTCTTGGCGCTGACCAGGCGGAACCTGTTGCCGGACACGGTCTTGTAGGTCCACTTGTAGTTCATCGTGGTGCCGTTCTGGCCCGGGGAGCCGCACACCTCGGACGTGATCGTCGAGCTGCCGCTGAAGTTGTTGACGTTCTCCGCCATGCAGCGTCCGTCGGAGGCGTTCTTCAGCCAGTGGGTGCCCGAGGGCGCGGGCTGGGACGGCGGCTTCGTCGTCGGGGCGGGGGCTCCGCCGCCCGAGCCGCCGGAGGACGAGGACGACCCGCCCGAGCCGCTCGATCCGCCGGAGGACGACGACCCGCCGGACGAGGACGCCGACCCGCCGCCGCCCGGGGTGCCGGGGGCGGGGCCGCCCGGTGCCGGGCCGCCGGAGGGCTGCGCCGGGCCGCCGGTCGGGGACGCGCTGCCGGCCGTCGACGGGGCGGGCGAGCCGACGCCCCCGGCCGAGGCCGGGGGCGTGACGCCGGCGGAGACCGACGCGGTGGGCTTCACGTCGTCGGGGCCCGAGCCGAGGCCGGAGATCTCGTACGGCGCGAGCGCCAGCGTCAGCGTCGTACCGGCGCCCAGGACGACGGGGACGGCGAGGAGCACGATGCGCGGCCGCTTGCGGGCGGGCGCCGGGGCCGTGGCCGGGGTGGCGGGAGGCACGACCGCGGGCCCCGGGCCGGGTACGGAGGGCTCCGTGGGTTCCTTGACGGGTTCCTTCGCCGCCGCCGGGCCGGGTACCGCCGGCTCCTCGGCCGGGAGCCGCGGCGGGACCGCGGCGAACGCGACGCGCCGGGCGATCCGCTCGGCGACGGCCGGCGGCCAGGGCGAGACGGCGGCGGGCTCCTTCGTCCCGAGCCGCATCGTCGGCGGGGCCTCCGCGTCGGCCGCCTCCACCGCTTCCGCCGCCTGTGCCAGGTGCGCGTCCGCGAGGGCGACGAGCTCCGCGGCCGTCGGCCGGTCCTCCGGGTCCTTCGCGAGACAGGACGTCACGACGGCGGCGAGCTGCGGCTCGGTCTCCGGCAGCGCGCCGAGGTCGGGCTCGGAATGGACGATGCGGTAGAGCAGGTCGAGCCCGGAGCCGTCGCCGAACGGCGGCCGGTTGTTCGCCGCGTACAGCACCAGGCTGGCCAGCGCGAACACGTCGGCCGCGCCCGTGAGGTTCCGCTCGGCGACGGCCTGCTCGGGCGCCATGTAGGCGGGCGTGCCGACGACCATGCCGGTCTTGGTGAGCCGGCTCTGGTCGGCGGCCCGGGCCACGCCGAAGTCGATCAGGACCACGCCGTCGGTCGTCAGCATGACGTTGGACGGCTTGAGGTCGCGGTGCACCATCTCCGCCGCGTGCACCGCGCGCAGCCCCGCCGCCGCCTCGCGCAGCAGATGCCACAGGCTCCGGCCGGGCAGCGGCGCCTCGTGCAGCCGTACCGCCTCGCTCAGGGTGATGCCGGGGATGTACTCGGTCGCGAACCACGGTGGCCGGGCCGTGCGGTCGCTCGCGAGGAGACGGGCGCTGACGTCGGCGGGCAGCCGGGACAGGTTGTCGAGCTCGTGCCCGAAGTGGCGCAGGAAGTCGGGGTCCTCGGCCAGCGCGGGCAGCACCTGCTTGACCGCCGCGTACTGCCCCGGCCGCTCCGGCTCGCCCTGGGTGCAGCCGAGATAGACCCGCCCCATGCCCCCGGCGCCGAGTACGCCGAGCAGCCGCAACGAGCCGATCCGGCGCGGGTCGTCCGGCTGGAGAGGGGTTGCGCCACTACCCGTCAAATTAGAACCATTTTCCAGTCCCCCGGTCATGCGGACAGGCTATCGCGTTTACCTGACGGGGAGTTGGGGCGGGTTGTGTCCTCGGCTGGGGGCGGGGTCGGGGCGTCAGGGGCGCGTGTCGGGGTTTCCCCGAGGCCGGGATCGGGGTGATCACCGATGTCCAACGGGCCTGCGGAACGGGAGAGTTGTCACGTCGCACCGGCCGAGGCCGCAAGACACCCACCGCTCACCCATGTACTGGAGTTTCCCCATGCGCACCGGACGTCCCTCCGCCCTTCGCCGCCTCGTCGTCACCGGCATCGCCACCGCGGCCCTCACGGTCGGCGCGGCCGTCCCCGCCGCGATGGCCGCGCCCGGCGCCGAGCCCACCACGGTCTCCGCCGCCCCCTCCGGCGCCGCCTTCGACCCCGAGCCGCTGCGCCGGCTGATCGACCCCCTGCCCGGCCACGAGGCGGGGGCGCTGCTGAGGGTCGACGGACCCGGTCGCGGCCCGCTGTGGACGGGAACGGCGGGGCCGGTCTCCGCCGACGACCACGTGCGCATCGGCAGCGTGACGAAGGTCTTCACGCACACCGTCGCGCTCCAGCTGGCCGCCGAGCGCCGCCTCGACCTCGACGCGCCCGTACGGCAGTACCTGCCCGAGCTGATCCCCGCCGCGTACGGCGCCGTCACGGTTCGCCAACTCCTCGACCACACCAGCGGTTTCCCGGCACCCGCCCCGGTGCCCGGCCCCGGCGACGGCCCCGGCTGGTGGCTGCGCGGCGTGGCCCCGGCGGACGGCGTCCGCGAGGCGTTCGCACGCGCCGAGCGGGACGAGATGTGGCAGGCGCACCGCCCCGCGGCCGGTGCGGTGCAGCAGTACAACGGCGTCAACACGACGGTCGTCGGCCTGCTGATCGAGGAGGTCACCGGCAACAGCTTCCGGGACGAGCTCGACCGTCGGATCCTGCGCCCGCTCCAGCTGCGCGACACCAGCCTGCCGGCCGCCGACGACACCTCGCTGCCCGCGCCGCACACGCGCGTACGCGTCGGCGGGGACGACGTCACCGAGCAGAGCCCGTACCCCTGGGCGGAGGGCGGCATGATCTCCACCGCCGCCGACCTCGACCGCTTCCTCACGGCGCTCTTCCGAGGCCGCCTCCTCCCGCCCGCCCAGCAGAAGCTGGTGTTCGCGGTCCCGGACGTCCCCAGCGCGCCGGGCAACAAGCACTGCCTCGACGGGACGGCCTGCTTCAGCCCGGCCGGCCTGATGCGCGTCCGGCTCGACAACGGCGTCACCGTCTGGGGCAAGACGGGCTCCCGCCCCGGCTGGGACACCGGCTTCTTCGCCACCCGCGACCTGGACCGTCGCTTCGTCTACTCCCTCAACCCCACCTACACGGCGGACTCCCGCACCTACCTGACCTACCTCCTCCAGCTGACCGGCGCGGCCTTCGCCCGCTCCTAGGGGGATAGCCCCACCCCCGGTCGGGCTGCCTGCCGGATGGGACGATGACGCCGCGTCAACAAAGCTGTGCTCATGACCACTTACCGGCGCAACGCCCTCCTCCTCGCCCTCTCCGCCGCCACCGTCGCGGCGGCCCTGCCCGCCGCGACCGCCTCCGCCGCGGGGACCGCCTCCGCCCCGGGCAGCGGCCTCGCCTGGCGGAACTGCGCCGTCGCCGGCGGGCCCGCCGGCCAGGAGTGCGCCGACCTCTCCGTCCCGCTGGACTACCGCGAGCCGGCCGGCCGCCAGGTGACCATCGCCGTCTCCCGGATCAAGAGCACCCGGCCCGAGGCGCGGCGCGGCACGCTCATGGTGATCCCCGGCGGCCCCGGCAGCTCCGGCGTGCAGCGGCTCACCCAGAAGGGCGCCCGGCTCGCACAGGAGACGGGCGGGGCGTACGACCTCGTCGCCTTCGACCCGCGCGGCGTCGGCGGCAGCACCCGCGCGAACTGCGGTCTCGACGCGGCCGACCGGTACATGGTGACGCTGCGGTCCTGGCCGGGCGCGGACGGCTCGATCGAGGACAACGTCGCACGCTCCAAGCGCATCGCCGAGGCCTGCCGCCGCAACGGCGGCCCGGTCCTCGACAGCCTGACCACCCACAACCAGGCCCGCGACCTGGACCGGCTGCGGGAGGCCCTCGGCGAGGAGAGGATCTCCGCCTGGGGCACCTCGTACGGCACGTACGTCGCCGCCGTGTACGCGCAGAAGTTCCCGCAGCGCACGGACCGCTGGGTCCTCGACAGCAGCGCCGACCCGAACCCGAAGCGCGTCGCGCAGGGCTGGATGCGCGACATGGCGCGCGGCGCGGACGACCGTTTCCCCGACTTCGCCGCCTGGGCCGCGCACCCCGACCGCGCCGGCGACGGACTGCGGCTGGCCGACCGGCCCGAGGACGTCCGCCCGCTCTTCATCGCCCTCGCCGCCCGCCTCGACACCACGCCCGTCCCGAGCACCACGCCGGGCGTCGAGGTCAACGGGAACGTGCTCCGGCAGGCCCTGCAGAACTCCCTCTACAGCGACTCCGCCTTCCCCGGCCTCGCCCGCCTGATCAAGGCCGCCCAGGACCCGGCCGCCGCCGACGACCCCGCCCGCCGGCCCGCGCTGCCGCCGCAGCTGACCCAGCCGATGAGCGACGAGGACGCGGCGATCACCGTCGGCGTCATCTGCAACGACGTCCGCTGGACCGGCTCTGTCCCGGCCTACCGGCGCGCCGTCGCCGCCGACCGCGCCGTGCACCCGCTCACCGCCGGGCTGCCCGCGAACATCACGCCCTGCTCCTTCTGGAAGGCCCCGGCCGAGAAGCCCACCCGGCTGACCGACGAAGGCCCCTCCAACATCCTCATGGTCCAGAGCCTGCGCGACCCGTCCACCCCGTACACCAGCGGCCTGAAGATGCGCGCGGCCCTCGGTGACAAGGCCCGCCTCGTCACCGTCGACCAGGGCGGTCACGGCCTCTACCTGGGCAACGGCAACGCCTGCACCGACACCACGGTGACCCGCTTCCTGCTCACCGGCGAGCGCCCGGAGCAGGACACGACCTGCGCGAACTGACGCGGGCGGTGAGGCAGTGCGGTGACGCCGGGCCCCTGTGGGGCGCGGCGTCACCGCACGCCCAGCATCTCCATGTCCTGCATCGGCTCCGCCGGCGGCTCCAGGCCCGGGAGCAGCCAGGGCTGGAACGGGGCCAGGACCGCGAGGACCAGGAACGTGACGCCGACGACGGACGCAAGCACCGGGCCGTAGCGCCACAGCTTCTCCACGAAGATCACCACCGAGAGCGCGGCCATGGCCAGGACGTTCATCACGCCGAGCGGAATCAGGACGATCATCAGCCCCCAGCAGCAGCCGACGCAGAACGCCCCGTGGTGCAGCCCGACCCGCAGGTCGCGGGCGCGCGGCCGGAACCCCGCGTACCGCACCAGCTGCCCCATGGGGCTGCGGCAGTGCCGCAGGCAGATGTCCTTGAGCGGGCCGAGCTGCTGCAGCCCCGCGAGCAGGAAGGCCGCCGCGCCGATCCAGCGCCCCGCGTCGGGATGGTCGTCGACGAGGGGGCCGGTGGCGGCGAGGATGCCGTACACGGCCAGCCCGAAGGCCGTCCAGACCAGCAGGTAGCCCGCGGTGAACTGGCTGAGCCGGCCGACCCGGGCCGCGCCGGTCGACTGACGGCGGATGGTCCGCGCCCAGGTGATCGCCACCGGGGCCACGGACGGGAACATCATGGCGATCATCATGATCAGCCACATCAGCAGGAACAGGGGGATGCCCATCCCCATGGTTCCCGGCTCGATCCCCATGCCGCGGGCCTGGTCGGCGACGAGGACCCAGGCCACCGCGGCGAGCACGGTCATCAGGACCCAGCCGAGCGCGAGCTCCCGTCCCGACAGCAGGTTCGGGGGCCTCAGGGGTGGTGAGAGTGTCCTCCGGTCGAGGCGACGCACCCTTCCAGCACAGCACAGTGTCGCCGCCCGCGCGCTCGCGACCACCGGAGCGGGGGAGGAGAATTGAGGTGGTGATCCGTGAGGAGGCGGCGAGATGACCGAGACCGCAGCCACCACCCCCACCATCCCGAAGTGGCACGTGGCCGGGGACTGGTTCGACACCTGCCGGTGCAACGTGCCGTGCCCGTGCACCTTCGCCCAGCCTCCGACGTTCGGCGAGTGCGACGGCGTCCTCGCCTGGCACGTCAACGAGGGCCGGTACGGGGACGTGACCCTGGACGGCCTCAACGTCATGATGCTCGGACAATTCACCGGCAACGTGTGGGCCGAGCACTCCGACGCCTACGCCGCCGTCTTCCTCGACGAGCGCGCGGACGACTCCCAGCGCGAAGCGCTCATGATGATCTTCAGCGGGCAGGCGGGCAGCTGGCCCCACGAGATGGTGACCATGTTCGGGGCCGAGATGCGGGGCATGGGCGTCGCGCCGATCACGTTCGAGGTCGCGGACGACCTCTCCGGCTGGCGCGTGTCCATCCCCGGCAAGGTCACGGCGAGCGCCGAGGCCCTGACCGGCCCCACGACCCCCGAGGGCGCCCGCGTCCAGTCGATGAACATGCCGGGCAGCGAGACCGGCCCCGGACAGGTCGTGACCTGGGGCCGGGCGACGGCCGACAGCGTCGACGCGTTCGGCTTCGAGTGGAGCCGCGAGGGCCAGTCCAGCAAGCACATCCCGTTCGACTGGTCGGGACCGTGAGGAGTGTCAGCGGCACCCGCTAGCGTGCCGGCATGACTGACTTCGTACTGGTGGCAGGCGCGTGGCTCGGGGCTTGGGCGTGGGACGAGGTGGTCCCGGAACTGCGGGCGGCGGGACACGGGGCGCACGCGCTGACGCTGTCCGGGCTCGCGGAGAAGCGGGACGTGGCGGCCGGACAGCGGACGCATGTGGACGACATCGTGGCGGAGGTCGACCGGCTCGGTTCGGGCGAGCGGGACGTCGTCCTCGTCGGCCACAGCTACTCGGGCATCCCGGTCGGTCAGGCCGCCGAGCGGATCGGGGACCGGCTGAAGCGGGTGGTGTTCGTCGACTCCGGAGTGCCCGCACACGGGGAGTCGATGGCCTCCGCCTGGTGGCAGGGTCAGGCGGTCTTCGAGGCGATGCT
This sequence is a window from Streptomyces sp. HUAS YS2. Protein-coding genes within it:
- a CDS encoding cold-shock protein is translated as MAQGTVKWFNAEKGYGFIAVDGGADVFVHYSAIQMDGYRTLEEGQRVEFEISQGQKGPQADMVKLAV
- the groL gene encoding chaperonin GroEL (60 kDa chaperone family; promotes refolding of misfolded polypeptides especially under stressful conditions; forms two stacked rings of heptamers to form a barrel-shaped 14mer; ends can be capped by GroES; misfolded proteins enter the barrel where they are refolded when GroES binds) produces the protein MAKIIAFDEEARRGLERGMNQLADAVKVTLGPKGRNVVLEKKWGAPTITNDGVSIAKEIELEDPYEKIGAELVKEVAKKTDDVAGDGTTTATVLAQALVREGLRNVAAGANPMALKRGIEKAVEAVSGALLEQAKDVETKEQIASTASISAADTQIGELIAEAMDKVGKEGVITVEESQTFGLELELTEGMRFDKGYISAYFATDMERMEASLDDPYILIVNSKVSNVKDLLPLLEKVMQSGKPLLIIAEDVEGEALSTLVVNKIRGTFKSVAVKAPGFGDRRKAMLNDIAILTGGTVISEEVGLKLENAGLDLLGRARKVVITKDETTIVDGAGDSEQVAGRVNQIRAEIENSDSDYDREKLQERLAKLAGGVAVIKAGAATEVELKERKHRIEDAVRNAKAAVEEGIVAGGGVALLQASSVFEKLDLEGDEATGANAVKLALEAPLKQIAVNGGLEGGVVVEKVRNLAVGHGLNAATGEYVDMIASGIIDPAKVTRSALQNAASIAALFLTTEAVIADKPEKASAAAPGGMPGGDMDF
- a CDS encoding GNAT family N-acetyltransferase; protein product: MDDESSAEELVVPRLAAASPAGEEFVLRRWEMTDLPLVQEASTDPYIPLTTSVPPMYSRAEGEAFVRRQWTRAETGTGYPFVVERRSDARPLGGIGLWLRDLPDGRATIGYWISPRCRGAGAAGTALNAVAAWALGELRIPRLQLFIEPWNTASCRTAERAGFTREGLLRSWQEIGGQRRDMVLYGRVEPAPLVASV
- a CDS encoding protein kinase domain-containing protein, whose amino-acid sequence is MTGGLENGSNLTGSGATPLQPDDPRRIGSLRLLGVLGAGGMGRVYLGCTQGEPERPGQYAAVKQVLPALAEDPDFLRHFGHELDNLSRLPADVSARLLASDRTARPPWFATEYIPGITLSEAVRLHEAPLPGRSLWHLLREAAAGLRAVHAAEMVHRDLKPSNVMLTTDGVVLIDFGVARAADQSRLTKTGMVVGTPAYMAPEQAVAERNLTGAADVFALASLVLYAANNRPPFGDGSGLDLLYRIVHSEPDLGALPETEPQLAAVVTSCLAKDPEDRPTAAELVALADAHLAQAAEAVEAADAEAPPTMRLGTKEPAAVSPWPPAVAERIARRVAFAAVPPRLPAEEPAVPGPAAAKEPVKEPTEPSVPGPGPAVVPPATPATAPAPARKRPRIVLLAVPVVLGAGTTLTLALAPYEISGLGSGPDDVKPTASVSAGVTPPASAGGVGSPAPSTAGSASPTGGPAQPSGGPAPGGPAPGTPGGGGSASSSGGSSSSGGSSGSGGSSSSSGGSGGGAPAPTTKPPSQPAPSGTHWLKNASDGRCMAENVNNFSGSSTITSEVCGSPGQNGTTMNYKWTYKTVSGNRFRLVSAKTGKCLESKSYAGMAIETCNGSEAQLWRVYTTTSGGRLLENMAEKRCLSMALYSRGTNVCNPGDTMQRWRDS
- a CDS encoding serine hydrolase domain-containing protein, yielding MRTGRPSALRRLVVTGIATAALTVGAAVPAAMAAPGAEPTTVSAAPSGAAFDPEPLRRLIDPLPGHEAGALLRVDGPGRGPLWTGTAGPVSADDHVRIGSVTKVFTHTVALQLAAERRLDLDAPVRQYLPELIPAAYGAVTVRQLLDHTSGFPAPAPVPGPGDGPGWWLRGVAPADGVREAFARAERDEMWQAHRPAAGAVQQYNGVNTTVVGLLIEEVTGNSFRDELDRRILRPLQLRDTSLPAADDTSLPAPHTRVRVGGDDVTEQSPYPWAEGGMISTAADLDRFLTALFRGRLLPPAQQKLVFAVPDVPSAPGNKHCLDGTACFSPAGLMRVRLDNGVTVWGKTGSRPGWDTGFFATRDLDRRFVYSLNPTYTADSRTYLTYLLQLTGAAFARS
- a CDS encoding alpha/beta hydrolase, translating into MTTYRRNALLLALSAATVAAALPAATASAAGTASAPGSGLAWRNCAVAGGPAGQECADLSVPLDYREPAGRQVTIAVSRIKSTRPEARRGTLMVIPGGPGSSGVQRLTQKGARLAQETGGAYDLVAFDPRGVGGSTRANCGLDAADRYMVTLRSWPGADGSIEDNVARSKRIAEACRRNGGPVLDSLTTHNQARDLDRLREALGEERISAWGTSYGTYVAAVYAQKFPQRTDRWVLDSSADPNPKRVAQGWMRDMARGADDRFPDFAAWAAHPDRAGDGLRLADRPEDVRPLFIALAARLDTTPVPSTTPGVEVNGNVLRQALQNSLYSDSAFPGLARLIKAAQDPAAADDPARRPALPPQLTQPMSDEDAAITVGVICNDVRWTGSVPAYRRAVAADRAVHPLTAGLPANITPCSFWKAPAEKPTRLTDEGPSNILMVQSLRDPSTPYTSGLKMRAALGDKARLVTVDQGGHGLYLGNGNACTDTTVTRFLLTGERPEQDTTCAN
- a CDS encoding DUF2182 domain-containing protein, producing MTVLAAVAWVLVADQARGMGIEPGTMGMGIPLFLLMWLIMMIAMMFPSVAPVAITWARTIRRQSTGAARVGRLSQFTAGYLLVWTAFGLAVYGILAATGPLVDDHPDAGRWIGAAAFLLAGLQQLGPLKDICLRHCRSPMGQLVRYAGFRPRARDLRVGLHHGAFCVGCCWGLMIVLIPLGVMNVLAMAALSVVIFVEKLWRYGPVLASVVGVTFLVLAVLAPFQPWLLPGLEPPAEPMQDMEMLGVR
- a CDS encoding DUF1326 domain-containing protein, producing the protein MTETAATTPTIPKWHVAGDWFDTCRCNVPCPCTFAQPPTFGECDGVLAWHVNEGRYGDVTLDGLNVMMLGQFTGNVWAEHSDAYAAVFLDERADDSQREALMMIFSGQAGSWPHEMVTMFGAEMRGMGVAPITFEVADDLSGWRVSIPGKVTASAEALTGPTTPEGARVQSMNMPGSETGPGQVVTWGRATADSVDAFGFEWSREGQSSKHIPFDWSGP
- a CDS encoding alpha/beta fold hydrolase, with translation MTDFVLVAGAWLGAWAWDEVVPELRAAGHGAHALTLSGLAEKRDVAAGQRTHVDDIVAEVDRLGSGERDVVLVGHSYSGIPVGQAAERIGDRLKRVVFVDSGVPAHGESMASAWWQGQAVFEAMLADNDGYWIPLTAPEFAGQDLTDEQIARIIDRATPHPGATVTEPAVLERSLTELPATYIKCLLDGDEPNPDVAELLKSDRWRLVEMNTGHWPMFSTPRDLARILLTEAAR